The following coding sequences lie in one Candidatus Paceibacterota bacterium genomic window:
- a CDS encoding NAD-dependent epimerase/dehydratase family protein yields MAQTKTILITGGAGFIGSHLALTLKKINPQNEIISLDNFSRNGSRLNIPKLEAARVRVLEEDVRNREAILSLKNINLIIDCAAEPSVMAGRDEKVLEIVDINLNGTMNSLELARQQKADFIFLSTSRVYPIETIDDLKVEETETRFNLKPDQKITGVSKNGINEDFPLQPEKNRTLYGATKLAAEFLIREYATNFGIKTVINRCGLISGAGQFGKSDQGVVALWVASHYFGKPLSYIGYGGTGKQTRDILHVEDLSEAIDWQIRNLEKSNGQIFNLGGGLKNSLSLREMTNICQEITGRKVSISPVKDGRAGDIKIYITDYSKFKTLSGWEPKRTAKKTVTDLFKWISENKNELEKVLT; encoded by the coding sequence ATGGCTCAAACTAAAACTATTTTAATCACCGGCGGTGCTGGATTTATCGGTTCCCATCTTGCTCTGACGCTAAAAAAAATTAACCCTCAAAATGAGATCATTTCTCTGGATAATTTCAGCCGAAACGGATCAAGATTAAACATTCCAAAATTAGAAGCGGCAAGAGTTAGGGTTTTGGAAGAAGATGTTAGAAATCGGGAAGCAATTCTTTCCCTGAAAAATATTAATTTAATAATTGATTGTGCGGCAGAACCCTCGGTAATGGCTGGTCGCGATGAGAAGGTCTTAGAAATAGTTGACATCAATCTTAATGGAACCATGAATTCTCTGGAATTGGCCCGACAACAAAAAGCCGATTTCATATTTTTATCCACCAGCCGAGTCTACCCTATTGAAACAATCGATGATCTTAAGGTTGAAGAGACGGAGACTCGTTTTAATTTAAAACCTGATCAAAAGATTACCGGCGTCTCGAAGAATGGAATTAATGAAGACTTTCCGTTACAACCTGAAAAGAACCGCACCCTCTATGGTGCCACTAAACTGGCGGCGGAATTTTTAATCAGAGAATACGCCACAAATTTCGGAATTAAAACCGTTATTAACCGCTGCGGCCTAATCAGCGGAGCGGGTCAGTTCGGTAAAAGTGACCAAGGTGTCGTGGCGCTGTGGGTAGCCTCCCATTATTTCGGAAAACCTCTTTCATATATTGGTTATGGCGGAACCGGCAAACAGACGCGGGACATTCTTCATGTAGAAGATCTATCAGAGGCCATAGACTGGCAAATCAGAAATCTAGAAAAAAGTAATGGCCAAATCTTTAACCTAGGCGGTGGCTTAAAAAATAGTTTGTCTTTAAGAGAAATGACCAATATTTGCCAAGAGATAACTGGTCGGAAAGTTTCCATATCACCTGTTAAAGATGGGCGGGCGGGCGATATTAAAATATATATTACTGACTATAGTAAATTCAAAACTCTTTCGGGATGGGAACCGAAGAGAACGGCAAAAAAGACGGTGACTGACCTTTTTAAATGGATTTCGGAAAATAAGAATGAGCTTGAAAAGGTTTTAACTTAA
- a CDS encoding FkbM family methyltransferase, with the protein MSRYPTLKLREREIPNYEIFQWDIEDNLPQIIGGKRSNVIVVGAWRGEEIISFLKWPNPNIWAFEPNPHNFHYLKENYKKNKEVHCFNWACGETNGVTNLYEANITGNDSLLEIRESERIKIKKIHKVEVRRLDSIESLAGRDFDLLWIDAQGFELPILKGAGSLLNQTKALFLELNEDDRTYKESTRALDLETFLKEKGFYNAHQEKHDETGSGLALFLRHEIKTTFFDQQNIDLRIKSLIENRRQFIFIPTNPFFRFLRKLLPEKIKNKIKRHLKKTH; encoded by the coding sequence ATGTCTCGATACCCCACCTTAAAACTGAGAGAAAGAGAGATCCCTAACTATGAAATCTTTCAATGGGATATTGAAGATAATCTGCCACAAATCATTGGTGGGAAGAGGTCAAACGTTATTGTTGTGGGTGCATGGCGAGGCGAGGAGATAATTTCTTTCCTTAAATGGCCCAATCCAAACATTTGGGCGTTTGAACCCAATCCTCACAACTTTCATTATCTTAAAGAAAATTATAAAAAGAATAAGGAGGTCCACTGTTTTAATTGGGCTTGTGGAGAGACGAACGGTGTAACTAATCTATATGAAGCTAATATTACCGGTAATGATTCCCTGCTCGAGATTAGAGAAAGTGAAAGAATAAAAATCAAAAAAATACATAAAGTGGAGGTGCGGAGGCTAGATAGCATTGAGAGTCTTGCTGGGAGGGATTTTGATCTACTCTGGATTGACGCGCAGGGATTTGAGCTTCCGATTCTCAAAGGAGCGGGATCCTTATTGAATCAGACAAAAGCCCTTTTTTTGGAGTTGAATGAAGACGACAGAACTTACAAAGAATCCACGCGGGCCCTAGATTTAGAGACATTTTTAAAGGAAAAAGGATTTTATAATGCCCATCAGGAAAAACACGATGAAACCGGAAGCGGCCTGGCCCTTTTCTTAAGACATGAGATAAAAACTACTTTTTTTGACCAGCAAAATATTGATTTGAGAATAAAATCTTTAATCGAGAACCGTAGACAATTTATCTTTATTCCGACCAACCCATTTTTTAGATTTCTGCGTAAGTTACTTCCGGAGAAGATAAAAAACAAAATAAAAAGACACCTTAAAAAAACTCATTAG
- a CDS encoding glycosyltransferase — translation MKNDREIKISAITTCYKNGEKLLPAFLDSLAAQTNRERVEVVLVHYNPNEREKKMVADFQVKNPGLLNYVVGPNENVAAAMNRGIYAAKGKYLCIWNIDDLRTPESLTLEESALDAHPEAAFTYGDFIMVNEWQKKTGRNITLPEFDKREFIRSMPLGPYYMWRKEVNEKIGYFDEQYFSAADFDFSARMSTEFDGVKCQGQLGYYLDIGGGISTGKGSLSKIERTVVELRYGSYRKVDFLYLFRARKYNIENVLNGDKWINIDLLAPHRKSYIDPIYWWLYAIVRYPFWLIRRILNHFIRVYYQKS, via the coding sequence ATGAAAAATGATAGGGAAATTAAAATTAGCGCCATAACCACTTGTTATAAAAACGGGGAGAAACTCCTGCCGGCTTTTCTGGATTCTCTGGCCGCTCAGACTAACCGAGAAAGAGTAGAAGTGGTGCTGGTTCATTACAATCCCAATGAAAGAGAAAAGAAAATGGTGGCTGATTTTCAAGTTAAAAATCCGGGCCTATTGAATTATGTTGTGGGACCCAACGAGAATGTAGCGGCAGCCATGAATCGCGGTATCTATGCGGCCAAAGGAAAGTATCTTTGCATCTGGAATATAGATGATTTAAGAACGCCGGAGTCCCTGACTCTAGAAGAATCAGCCTTGGATGCTCATCCGGAAGCAGCTTTTACTTATGGAGATTTCATTATGGTGAACGAATGGCAGAAAAAAACCGGACGAAATATTACTTTGCCGGAATTCGATAAGAGGGAATTCATTAGAAGCATGCCGCTCGGCCCTTATTATATGTGGCGCAAAGAAGTGAATGAAAAAATCGGCTACTTTGACGAGCAATATTTTTCGGCCGCGGATTTTGATTTCTCGGCCAGAATGTCAACCGAATTCGACGGAGTCAAATGTCAGGGCCAGCTCGGCTATTATTTGGATATTGGCGGCGGAATTTCAACCGGCAAAGGATCTTTGTCAAAAATTGAACGAACGGTAGTGGAATTACGTTACGGATCTTATCGAAAGGTGGATTTCTTGTATTTATTCCGGGCCAGAAAATACAATATTGAGAATGTTTTGAATGGCGATAAGTGGATCAATATAGATCTGCTTGCTCCTCACCGGAAAAGCTACATCGATCCAATTTATTGGTGGCTTTATGCCATAGTTAGGTATCCTTTCTGGCTAATTAGAAGAATTCTGAACCACTTTATCAGGGTGTATTACCAAAAATCCTAA
- a CDS encoding glycosyltransferase — protein MKIIALLPVKNEEWVLPFYLKSMQEIADEIIALDDNSTDQSRQILESAGVKIIEMSEDEISTEKTVNMSRRRNLLLSAARQAGGTHLVFLDADEIFSKNFSRDGRKIISGLKAGQKLSMRWVTLWKSAPYERVDGAWYNLYKDFIFADDGQATFENKNLSEGRTPGSNDQDLKFPSEKGVVFHLQFLAWNRNLYKQAWYRMQELVDGRRNAKRINHTYSITLDSSRVKTGPLPNVYQQELRGISSLTANYSEYKKEILNLFDQYGILFFEPLEIWHISDLKDEFLKRVGRLPKSQTYGPILVKLNALRHKFN, from the coding sequence ATGAAAATCATCGCCTTATTGCCAGTCAAAAACGAGGAATGGGTTTTGCCTTTTTATCTAAAGTCAATGCAAGAAATTGCCGATGAAATAATTGCGCTGGACGACAATTCAACTGACCAGTCACGACAGATTTTAGAATCAGCTGGTGTAAAAATAATTGAAATGAGTGAGGATGAAATATCAACCGAAAAGACGGTTAATATGTCGAGGCGCCGCAATCTTCTTCTGAGTGCCGCCCGCCAAGCGGGCGGCACTCATCTTGTTTTCCTCGATGCTGACGAAATTTTTTCCAAAAATTTTTCAAGAGATGGACGAAAAATAATTTCTGGCCTGAAGGCTGGACAAAAACTTTCGATGCGATGGGTTACTCTTTGGAAGTCAGCTCCGTACGAGAGGGTAGATGGAGCTTGGTATAATTTATATAAAGATTTTATTTTTGCCGACGATGGTCAAGCTACTTTTGAAAATAAAAACTTATCCGAAGGAAGAACTCCCGGTTCAAATGATCAGGACTTAAAGTTTCCGTCGGAAAAAGGAGTAGTCTTTCACCTTCAGTTCTTGGCTTGGAATAGAAATTTATACAAACAAGCTTGGTATCGAATGCAGGAACTGGTGGATGGTCGAAGGAATGCCAAACGAATAAATCATACTTATTCCATCACTTTGGACTCCTCTAGAGTTAAGACAGGTCCCTTGCCAAATGTATACCAACAAGAGTTGAGAGGAATTTCCTCCCTAACTGCTAATTATTCGGAATATAAAAAAGAGATTTTGAACTTATTCGATCAATATGGAATTCTTTTTTTTGAGCCGCTCGAAATTTGGCACATCTCTGATCTTAAAGATGAATTTCTAAAAAGGGTAGGCCGATTACCCAAAAGTCAGACATACGGTCCGATTTTAGTAAAATTAAACGCTCTAAGACATAAGTTTAACTAG